The following are from one region of the Oryzias melastigma strain HK-1 linkage group LG22, ASM292280v2, whole genome shotgun sequence genome:
- the eif5 gene encoding eukaryotic translation initiation factor 5 has protein sequence MSVNVNRSVSDQFYRYKMPRLIAKVEGKGNGIKTVIVNMVDVAKALNRPPTYPTKFFGCELGAQTQFDTKNDRYIVNGSHEANKLQDMLDGFIKKFVLCAECDNPETDLHVNPKKQTIGTSCKACGYRGMLDTRHKLCTFILKNPPESTDSGSASAKKEKEKKNRKKDKENGSSSGEAGNQDSFNAPEAVDRDDDDEDWAEETTEEAQRRRMEEISDHAKNLTLSDDLEKPLEERVNLFYSFVKQKKESGTIDAADKEILAEAERLDVKAMGPLILSELLFDENIRDQIKKYKRHFLRFCHNNKKAQKYLMGGFECVVKLHQVQLLPRVAIILKDLYDADLLEEDVILSWAEKVSKKYVSKELAKEIHAKAAPFVKWLKEAEEESEGSEEEEEEDDENVEVVYSSSARELKVETVKPETPEKEEDDIDIDAI, from the exons ATGTCTGTCAACGTCAACCGCAGCGTGTCAGACCAGTTCTATCGGTACAAGATGCCCCGTCTGATTGCCAAG GTTGAAGGCAAAGGAAATGGAATCAAGACGGTCATTGTCAACATGGTTGATGTTGCCAAGGCTCTTAACAGGCCTCCAACAT ACCCAACCAAATTTTTTGGTTGTGAACTTGGTGCTCAAACCCAGTTTGATACCAAAAATGATCGTTACATCGTCAACGGATCCCACGAGGCGAACAAGCTGCAGGATATGCTCGATGGGTTCATCAAAAAATTTGTGCTGTGTGCCGAGTGTGACAACCCCGAAACCGACCTG CATGTCAATCCCAAGAAACAAACCATCGGCACTTCCTGTAAGGCCTGTGGGTACCGCGGCATGCTAGACACTCGACACAAACTCTGCACATTCATCCTCAAAAATCCACCAG agaGCACCGATAGTGGATCTGCATCTGCTAAGaaggagaaagagaagaagaaccGCAAAAAGGATAAGGAGAACGGCTCGAGCAGCGGCGAGGCGGGAAACCAGGACAGCTTTAATGCTCCTGAAGCTGTG GATCGGGATGATGACGACGAAGACTGGGCGGAGGAGACTACAGAGGAGGCACAGAGGCGTCGTATGGAGGAGATCAGCGACCACGCCAAGAACCTCACGTTGAGCGATGACCTGGAGAAACCTTTGGAGGAGAGGGTCAACCTGTTCTACAGCTTTGTTAAA CAAAAGAAGGAGAGTGGAACCATCGATGCGGCCGATAAGGAGATCTTGGCTGAAGCAGAGCGTCTGGATGTGAAGGCCATGGGCCCCCTCATCCTCAGTGAGCtgttatttgatgaaaacatcCGTGACCAGATCAAGAAGTACAAACGCCACTTCCTGAGA TTCtgtcataacaacaaaaaggcCCAGAAGTACCTGATGGGAGGCTTTGAGTGTGTTGTGAAACTGCATCAGGTCCAGCTGCTACCACGTGTCGCCATCATCCTGAAAGACCTGTATGACGCTGACCTGCTGGAAGAGGACGTCATCTTATCCTGGGCAGAGAAG GTTTCTAAGAAATATGTCTCCAAGGAACTTGCCAAAGAAATTCATGCCAAGGCTGCTCCTTTTGTGAAATGGTTGAAGGAGGCAGAAGAGGAGAGTGAGGGgagtgaagaagaggaggaggaagatgatgaaaatgtggag GTGGTGTATTCGTCCTCTGCCCGCGAGCTGAAGGTGGAGACGGTGAAACCAGAAACACCggagaaggaggaggatgaCATCGACATAGATGCAATCTAA
- the vps29 gene encoding vacuolar protein sorting-associated protein 29 isoform X1 yields the protein MAGHRLVLVLGDLHIPHRCNTLPAKFKKLLVPGKIQHILCTGNLCTKESYDYLKTLAGDVHIVRGDFDENLNYPEQKVVTVGQFKIGLIHGHQVIPWGDMASLALLQRQLDVDILISGHTHKFEAFENENKFYINPGSATGAYNALERNIIPSFVLMDIQASTVVTYVYQLIGDDVKVERIEYKKS from the exons ATG GCCGGTCACCGG tTGGTCCTGGTTTTAGGTGACCTGCACATCCCGCACCGCTGCAACACACTGCCTGCAAAGTTCAAGAAGCTGCTGGTTCCAGGAAAGATCCAGCACATCCTCTGCACAGGGAACCTCTGCACCAAGGAGAGCTACGACTACCTGAAGACGCTGGCTGGAGATGTCCACATCGTCCGAGGAGACTTTGATGAG AACCTTAATTACCCGGAGCAGAAGGTGGTCACGGTGGGCCAGTTCAAGATCGGCCTGATCCACGGCCACCAGGTGATCCCGTGGGGCGACATGGCCAGCCTGGCTCTGCTCCAGAGACAGCTGGACGTGGACATCCTCATCTCTGGGCACACGCACAAGTTTGAGGCCTTTGAGAATGAAAACAAGTTCTACATCAACCCGGGTTCTGCCACTGGAGCCTACAATGCACTGGAACG AAACATCATCCCCTCTTTTGTATTAATGGACATCCAGGCGTCCACAGTGGTGACCTACGTTTATCAGCTGATCGGGGACGACGTCAAAGTGGAGAGAATCGAGTACAAGAAGTCTTGA
- the vps29 gene encoding vacuolar protein sorting-associated protein 29 isoform X2: MLVLVLGDLHIPHRCNTLPAKFKKLLVPGKIQHILCTGNLCTKESYDYLKTLAGDVHIVRGDFDENLNYPEQKVVTVGQFKIGLIHGHQVIPWGDMASLALLQRQLDVDILISGHTHKFEAFENENKFYINPGSATGAYNALERNIIPSFVLMDIQASTVVTYVYQLIGDDVKVERIEYKKS, translated from the exons ATG tTGGTCCTGGTTTTAGGTGACCTGCACATCCCGCACCGCTGCAACACACTGCCTGCAAAGTTCAAGAAGCTGCTGGTTCCAGGAAAGATCCAGCACATCCTCTGCACAGGGAACCTCTGCACCAAGGAGAGCTACGACTACCTGAAGACGCTGGCTGGAGATGTCCACATCGTCCGAGGAGACTTTGATGAG AACCTTAATTACCCGGAGCAGAAGGTGGTCACGGTGGGCCAGTTCAAGATCGGCCTGATCCACGGCCACCAGGTGATCCCGTGGGGCGACATGGCCAGCCTGGCTCTGCTCCAGAGACAGCTGGACGTGGACATCCTCATCTCTGGGCACACGCACAAGTTTGAGGCCTTTGAGAATGAAAACAAGTTCTACATCAACCCGGGTTCTGCCACTGGAGCCTACAATGCACTGGAACG AAACATCATCCCCTCTTTTGTATTAATGGACATCCAGGCGTCCACAGTGGTGACCTACGTTTATCAGCTGATCGGGGACGACGTCAAAGTGGAGAGAATCGAGTACAAGAAGTCTTGA